TGATGTTGACCACCGGATTCCCCTGAAGGAAGGAGTCACTGCAGTCAATGTGCGCCCATATAGGTACACTCACTTTCAAAAAAGTGAAATTGAAAAACAGGTGGCGGAAATGTTAAAAATGGGGATTATTCGTCCTAGCCAAAGTCCTTTCTCCTCCCCGGTGCTTCTAGTCAAGAAGAAAGATGGATCGTGGCGATTCTGCACTGACTATCGTGCGCTCAATGAAGTTACTATCAAGGATCGATTCCCGATTCCCACAGTCGACGACATGATTGATGAGCTCCATGGTGCGCAATTCTTTACCAAACTCGATTTAAGGGCAGGATACCATCAAATTCGAGTGCATCCAGAAGACATTCATAAAACGGCATTTCGAACGCATAATGGACACTACGAATATCTGGTAATGCCTTTCGGCTTGTGTAACGCTCCTTCAACTTTTCAAGCCAATATGAACTCTCTTTTCCGCCCTTACTTACGAAAGTTTGTTTTAGTATTTTTTGATGATATTCTCATTTATAGCACATCTTGGGCACTGCACTTAAGTCACATTCAAACTGTATTCCAAACATTGCATGACAATCAATTTTTTGTTAAGTACTCTAAATGTGCATTTGGGAGGGAAGAAGTTGAGTATTTGGGGCATATTATTTCAATCAAAGGAGTGCAAGTGGATGATAGTAAAATTGCAGCTATGAAGCAATGGCCAGAGCCCAAATCCGTGACCGAGCTTAGAGGGTTTCTTGGGCTTACTGGCTACTATCGCAAATTTGTGAAGAATTACGGGTTGATAGCAGCGCCCTTAACTCAGCTTTTAAAGAAGGGCCAATTTCAGTGGAGTAAAGAAGCCCAACAAGCCTTTGAGGCTTTAAAAACAGCTATGACCACTACTCCTGTTTTAGCTATCCCAAACTTCAATGAAATTTTTGTTATCGAAACTGATGCTTCTGATGCAGGAATTGGCGCTGTTTTATCACAGCAAGGGAGGCCCATTGCATTTCTTAGTAAGGCTTTGGGGCCACGTAAACGGGCTTGGCCTATTTACTCAAAGGAAATGCTGGCCATCTTGGAAGCAGTGAGGTGTTGGAGACCTTATTTGCTTGGAAAGAAATTTCAAATACTCACTGATCATAGGAGCCTGAGATTCTTCCTTGAACAACGTGTATCTACCCCAGAGCAACAAAAATGGCTAACTAAGCTACTGGGGTAcgaatatgaaattaaatatcGCCCAGGGAGACAAAATTCTGCTGCTGATTCTCTTTCTCGTGAAGTGGGCTCTTCGGAGTTGCGAATTATTTCAGGGCCTGAATTTTTCATTTGGGAAGAAATCAAGCAGTCCGTGAAGACGAGTCCGTGGGCACAGAAGCTCATTGGCCAAATGGAAGATGGGCCTGTCTCGAATTATCAGTATAAAGAAGGGATGTTGTGGAGCAAAGGCAGGGTTGTCATTCCGCCTGAATCAAACCTCCGACAAAAGTTACTAGAGGAGTTTCATTCTACCAAAATCACAGGGCATTCGGGGGTTCTTCGAACTTGGAAAAAGCTTGCACAGTCGTTCCATTGGGAGGGATTAAAAAAGGATGTGCAGCAATTTGTTGCTGCCTGTGACGTGTGCCAAAGAAATAAGGCTGATTCCCGAACTCCAGCAGGCCTTTTGCAGCCTCTTCCGATTCCTTCCAATCTCTGGGACGATGTGACTATGGGCTTCATCGAAGGGTTGCCAACATCAAGCGGGAAGAATGCGATATTGGTGGTGGTAGACCGTTTGTCAAAGTATGGGCACTTCATTGGCATCACACACCCCTTCACGGCAAAGATGATTGCTGAGATATATGTTGATCGAGTAGCAAGGTTGCACGGCATGCCCAAAAGCATTGTAAGTGACCGTGATTCGCTGTTTACTAGCAATTTTTGGCAGGAATTTTTCAAATTACAGGGAACCCAGCTCAAGATGTCAACTGCATATCACCCCGAGACCGACGGACAAACTGAAGTCGTCAACCGATGTCTCGAGCAGTACCTGCGTTGTCTTTCTGGACAATTTCCAAAAAAATGGAGTCAACAGCTACCATGGGCAGAGTACTGGTATAATACCACCTTCCACAGTGCCATCGGAACCACTCCATTTCAAGCACTATACGGGCGACCTCCTCCTACGATGGTGCATTATATCCCAGGTAGATCAGTGCTCGATGAAGTGGATAAGGAGCTCCTAGACCGAGATGAATTGTTAAAACAATTAAAGGGTAATCTTGAGAAGGCACGGAATAGAATGAAGCAACAAGCAGATGCCAAGCGACGGGATGATTCCTTTGCTATTGGAGATTGGGTATATCTGAAGTTAAAACCATTCCGCCAACACTCGGTGTTCAGACGAGCTCATCAAAAGTTGGCAAGTAAGTTTTTTGGGCCGTATCAAGTAAAGGAATGTGTGGGAATGGTTGCATATCGCCTTGAACTACCTGAACATTCTCGCATCCATCCAGTATTTCATATTTCGTGTCTAAAGCGAAGGCTGGGAGATGGCGACGTCGCGACTGCTACTGAACCCCCTGTATCAGAAGAAGGATGTTTAGAGTTGGAACCGCTTGCCATCAAAGAATATCGTTGGGTTAAACAAGGCCGAAAGCTAATTGCTGAAGCTCTCATTCTCTGGAAACACCTGCCTGAAGAGGAGGCTACATGGGAACCAGTTGACCACATAACTAAGCAATTTCCATCATTtgaccttgaggacaaggtccaACTTCCAGGGGCGGCACATGATAGAACCATCCGTAACAGAAGGCCAAATCCCAAGTACTTCGGGGATGTATTCGTGGGGCATCAGAGGCATGAAGGAAACAAGGAAGCTATTAAAGACGGGAGCATAATGCATGGAGTTGTTGCATTCAAAACCGGGTCAAATTAGAAGAACGTTGGGCAGAACCACTCGCAGATTAGTTGCTGATTTCTTTGCTATTTCTTAGTTATCCTGTTAACGTTGCAGCTTGTAGCCGTTAGGAGACCATTATAAATAAGCCAGGAGGCATAGGAGTGGAGGGTAGAGAAATATTTCCTTTTGTACTCATGGTTGTCTTCAACCTTGTTTCATTCTTTTAATATATCCAGTTTCCCTTTGTTCTGGTTATTCACTACTCAAGctccatcaacttggtatcaaagCCACGTTAAGATGGGCACCCACAAGGAAAGATTAGAGAGGCTAGAATACGACCTGCAAGATGTTCGCGAAGGGCAGATGCGCGTTGTTGCAGAATCTGCAGATACTCGAGTGCAAATACGGGGTCTGGAAGAACGAATGCAGGAGGTGCTGGCAGCACTGAACGGACTGAGAACCATTCATTCCCATGCTGAAAGAGGATCCTCTTCTCGACAACCATCATCCCGGAATGAAGGTAGTTCTAACACTGGTGGTTCCAGATTTATCAAAATGGATTTTCCACGTTTTGCAGGGGATGATCCAACTGAATGGTTGAGTAGGGCCATGCAATATTTCGAGTATCAAGAACTTGCTGATGACCAGAGGGTTGCGGTGGCTTCCTTCCATTTGGAAGGAGAAGCCAACCAATGGTGGCAATGGCTTAAGCGGGTGCAGAGGGACGAAGGCATCGTCATCACGTGGGAAGTATTTGAAAGAGAGCTGTGGTGTCGTTTTGGCCCTACAGAATTCGAAAGCTTTGACGAAGCCCTCTCTAGAGTGAAACAGACTGGAACCTTGCGAGATTACCAGCGGGACTTTGAACGTCTTGCAAACAAGGTCGTGGGATGGCCGCAATCAGCATTAATTGGGACCTTTCTCGGAGGACTGAAGGACGAAATTGCCGATGAAGTGCGGATGTCCAAACCACGAACACTAAGGGAAGCTATCAGCGTCGCCAGAATGAAGGACGAACAGATCACTCGACGACGGAAACAGCTGCGTACAGAACCTGTTCGACCAACTCCGGCTCGGTTCATGGCGGCAGCTCCACCAACTTCGGTCCCCACAGCAACAAAACAGGTGGTTGGTTCACCCATAAAGAGGCTGTTGTGGGATGAAATGCAGCGAAGGCGCGAACGGGGACTATGCTTTAATTGCAACGAACGTTTCACGCCCGGACATCGCTGTAAGACTCCGCAACTATTCCTGATTGAAAATGCAGCTACTACCGATGAAGAAGAATGCACCAACCAGCCGAGAAACGAACCAGTTATGAATAAATTGGAGTGGGAAGAAGCGGAGGAGCAGGCCGAAATTACATTGCATGCATTCTCCAGCTGGAAGGGTCCGCAAACCATGAAGTTGCTGGCGCAAGTGGAGAAGCAACCCGTTACTGTGCTGGTGGACAGCGGCTCCAGCCATAATTTCATAAGCGAACGGGTGGCGCGGTTGCTACGCCTTCCAGTGACCACCACAGATGGCTTCACCGTCCGGATTGCAGATGGTGGCCAACTTTCTTGTCATGAGAAACATGAGGAGGTACCTCTGGAGGTTCAAGGCTTTAAATTTAAGATTATATTATTTGCCTTACCATTGCAGGGGCTCGATATTGTACTGGGAATTCAATGGCTTGAAAGTCTTGGACCCGTGTTGTGTGATTGGAGGAACTTAACCATGAGATTCAGCTGGGAAGGAGAGTCTCGGCTATTGCGGGGGCAATGTCATTCAACAACTAAAGAAATTTCAGTGCAGTCACTGCATAAGGAATCGCATGGTGGCGGGGCCTTATTTGCTTTAACCATGAAAAGAAGGGATCAAGACATGGACCAGGCCACTTTACCATTCGACATAAAAGAGTTGCTTGACGAGTTCACACTCCTGTTCGATGAGCCACGTTCATTGCCACCAGCACGTGATGTTGACCACCGGATTCCCCTGAAGGAAGGAGTCACTGCAGTCAATGTGCGCCCATATAGGTACGCTCACTTTCAAAAAAGTGAAATTGAAAAACAGGTGGCGGAAATGTTAAAAACGGGGATTATTCGTCCTAGCCAAAGTCCTTTCTCCTCCCCGGTGCTTCTAGTCAAGAAGAAAGATGGATCGTGGCGATTCTGCACTGACTATCGTGCGCTCAATGAAGTTACTATCAAGGATCGATTCCCGATTCCCACTCGACGACATGATTGATGAGCTCCATGGTGCGCAATTCTTTACCAAACTCGATTTAAGGGCAGGATACCATCAAATTCGAGTGCATCCAGAAGACATTCATAAAACGGCATTTCGAACGCATAATGGACACTACGAATATCTGGTAATGCCTTTTGGCTTGTGTAATGCTCCTTCAACTTTTCAAGCCAATATGAACTCTCTTTTCCGCCCTTACTTACGAAAGTTTGTTTTAGTATTTTTTGATGATATTCTCATTTATAGCACATCTTGGGCACTGCACTTAAGTCACATTCAAACTGTATTCCAAACATTGCATGACAATCAATTTTTTGTTAAGTACTCTAAATGTGCATTTGGGAGGGAAGAAGTTGAGTATTTGGGGCATATTATTTCAATCAAAGGAGTGCAAGTGGATGATAGTAAAATTGCAGCTATGAAGCAATGGCCAGAGCCCAAATCCGTGACCGAGCTTAGAGGGTTTCTTGGGCTTACTGGCTACTATCGCAAATTTGTGAAGAATTACGGGTTGATAGCAGCGTCCTTAACTCAGCTTTTAAAGAAGGGCCAATTTCAGTGGAGTAAAGAAGCCCAACAAGCCTTTGAGGCTTTAAAAACAGCTATGACCACTACTCCTGTTTTAGCTATCCCAAACTTCAATGAAATTTTTGTTATCGAAACTGATGCTTCTGATGCAGGAATTGGCGCTGTTTTATCACAGCAAGGGAGGCCCATTGCATTTCTTAGTAAGGCTTTGGGGCCACGTAAACGGGCTTGGCCTATTTACTCAAAGGAAATGCTGGCCATCTTGGAAGCAGTGAGGTGTTGGAGACCTTATTTGCTTGGAAAGAAATTTCAAATACTCACTGATCATAGGAGCCTGAGATTCTTCCTTGAACAACGTGTATCTACCCCAGAGCAACAAAAATGGCTAACTAAGCTACTGGGGTAcgaatatgaaattaaatatcGCCCAGGGAGACAAAATTCTGCTGCTGATTCTCTTTCTCGTGAAGTGGGCTCTTCGGAGTTGCGAATTATTTCAGGGCCTGAATTTTTCATTTGGGAAGAAATCAAGCAGTCCGTGAAGACGAGTCCGTGGGCACAGAAGCTCATTGGCCAAATGGAAGATGGGCCTGTCTCGAATTATCAGTATAAAGAAGGGATGTTGTGGAGCAAAGGCAGGGTTGTCATTCCGCCTGAATCAAACCTCCGACAAAAGTTACTAGAGGAGTTTCATTCTACCAAAATCACAGGGCATTCGGGGATTCTTCGAACTTGGAAAAAGCTTGCACAGTCGTTCCATTGGGAGGGATTAAAAAAGGATGTGTAGCAATTTGTTGCTGCCTGTGACGTGTGCCAAAGAAATAAGGCTGATTCCCGAACTCCAGCAGGCCTTTTGCAGCCTCTTCCGATTCCTTCCAATCTCTGGGACGATGTGACTATGGGCTTCATCGAAGGGTTGCCAACATCAAGCGGGAAGAATGCGATATTGGTGGTGGTAGACCGTTTGTCAAAGTATGGGCACTTCATTGGCATCACACACCCCTTCACGGCAAAGATGATTGCTGAGATATATGTTGATCGAGTAGCAAGGTTGCACGGCATGCCCAAAAGCATTGTAAGTGACCGTGATTCGCTGTTTACTAGCAATTTTTGGCAGGAATTTTTCAAATTACAGGGAACCCAGCTCAAGATGTCAACTGCATATCACCCCGAGACCGACGGACAAACTGAAGTCGTCAACCGATGTCTGGAGCAGTACCTGCGTTGTCTTTCTGGACAATTTCCAAAAAAATAGAGTCAACAGCTACCATGGGCAGAGTACTGGTATAATACCACCTTCCACAGTGCCATCGGAACCACTCCATTTCAAGCACTATACAGGCGACCTCCTCCTACGATGGTGCATTATATCCCAGGTAGATCAGTGCTCGATGAAGTGGATAAGGAGCTCCTAGACCGAGATGAATTGTTAAAACAATTAAAGGGTAATCTTGAGAAGGCACGGAATAGAATGAAGCAACAAGCAGATGCCAAGCGACGGGATGATTCCTTTGCTATTGGAGATTGGGTATATCTGAAGTTAAAACCATTCCGCCAACCGCCAACACTCGGTGTTCAGACGAGCTCATCAAAAGTTGGCAAGTAAGTTTTTTGGGCCGCATCAAGTAAAGGAATGTGTGGGAATGGTTGCATATCGCCTTGAACTACCTGAACATTCTCGCATCCATCCAGTATTTCATATTTCGTGTCTAAAGCGAAGGCTGGGAGATGGCGACGTCGCGACTGCTACTGAACCCCCTGTATCGGAAGAAGGATGTTTAGAGTTGGAACCGCTTGCCATCAAAGAATATCGTTGGGTTAAACAAGGCCGGAAGCTAATTGCTGAAGCTCTCATTCTCTGGAAACACCTGCCTGAAGAGGAGGCTACATGGGAACCAGTTGACCACATAACTAAGCAATTTCCATCATTtgaccttgaggacaaggtccaACTTCCAGGGGCGGCACATGATAGAACCATCCGTAACAGAAGGCCAAATCCCAAGTACTTCGGGGATGTATTCGTGGGGCATCAGAGGCATGAAGGAAACAAGGAAGCTGTTAAAGACGGGAGCGTAATGCATGGAGTTGTTGCATTCAAAACCGGGTCAAACTAGAAGAACGTTGGGCAGAACCACTCGCAGATTAGTTGCTGATTTCTTTGCTATTTCTTAGTTATCCTGTTAACGTTGCAGCTTGTAGCCGTTAGGAAACCATTATAAATAAGCCAGGAGGCATAGGAGTGGAGGGTAGAGAAATATTTCCTTTTGTACTCATGGTTGTCTTCAACCTTGTTTCATTCTTTTAATATATCCAGTTTCCCTTTGTTCTGGTTATTCACTACTCAAGCTTCATCACTCCCCTACCGATTTGGTGGAAGAGCGCATCAGCTCAGCCCCCAAACCAACCACCGATCCTCTCCCTTTCCATCCCCAACATAATCAGAGATCGATTTCCCCAAATCCCTGTGCTTTCTCCGCTCCAATGGCGATCCTAGGATCCAAAAAAGAACAGCTTGGCGAGAAAAATGGCGTCTTTCTTTCCGTAAAGCTCGCATCTTGgacaaagaaggagaggaaggaatCAGAAGAGAGTTGACAGAAGTCCATCGACCTCGAGCTCCGTAATGGAATCGAtggatcgagagagagagagagagacagtgtGTGCGTGTTGAGGAGGGCCTGCCGGTAACAACATTTGAAACTGTACGAATTATTTAGTTTAGAGTGGTCTTGTTTGCATAAAAGGATTTTTTGTGTGCATCCCATACATGGAGGCTCTTGAAGGTGCTTGACTTCTGTTGGTCGATCTCATATGTCTGATCTACCGTGTTTAATCCATTGAAACTTCAGTCGCTACATTTTAATTGAACATTCTGTTTgcattacttttttttaaaaaaaatgaaaatagaaaaataaattggCTAAAGAAGTGATGATAGCAATGCAGGCAATGAAGATGCCGGTAGTGTTGGTTGTAGTATAATGAAAGCGGTGACAATGGCTATAGAAGTAGTAGCGGTGATAGGAGTACTTACGATATGGTAGAGACAACAATGATGGTGACGGTAATGTTGTGAAGATGAGAGTGATGATGGTGGTAGCAATGGTACCGAGTTTGTGGTAGAGGCCATTATAACGGTGATGATGGTATTTCAATATCAATAATTTTGTAATATGGATATTGACAagatttcaaaataaaattttctcattttcattttttataaaaaaaatataaaataaaaataatagtatcatatatttctattttaattttaattttttaaaataaaaaataagaaataaaaataacaccaaacaataaattatatatatatatatatatatgtatgtatatatatatatatattattatttgcttACCGCCTTGTATTTAAGATGATATTGTTTATCAAAGAGTAATAATAGCAAAGTGATATATTAGATTTGTGATTTTCAAGTACTCTTGTGCATTCAAATTCTTATggttttaacaaaaaatctaTAACCTTCGGTAAGCACCGAAGACATGACGTCTACTTATCGCAAGCAATCGCTACATTCTTGTGCATTTATAGTGCAAGCAGTTTATATATTGCACCCATTTTTTATTTAGACTAATTTGAGCATATTGCTTTAAGATTTTCTTGATAGGGCATTTGGCAGCATCAATATATACGGTCGTGTTCGTAAGAAAGTCAAAAACGTCAACTGCATGTGCATAATACACATTTACATTCAATTTCTTAACAAAtgcatgaaaatttatatgagtACATGACACATAGGATAGATTATTATTCCATCCATTGGTTTATCATATCACACCCAATGAAAATTCTCTCTCAAATGTCGTCCATCAACGATGGTCTGAAATATGCAAAACTCAAATTAGCCTTTGCATAGAGCTTCTATTTATTCGCTTAAAATTTTGTCTTATTAACACAATATTGGAGGTTACTCCATTTGATCCAACTTGGCTTTCTACCACCAAGTAGTTGTCTAATTAGCTACAACTCAACTCACTTGTAGGGTGAGTTACAATGCAACCTAACACCATTGTTTGGAAGCTTGTGAGTTATAGGTTGAGCTGCAGCCTATCTATACATTAGCTTGCAACTTAATCTATGTCTAAAATAGTAGTAGGTCGAACTACAACAACTCAAGGGATAAAAAATGGCATTTGATGTGGTTCATCTCATTTCTTCTAACCCTCTCTTGTTCACAAGTGAAATTTTGAGGACCCCCGTTCGAGAGAAGGCCACATTAGAGATGTTCTTGGCAAGCCTCATCTGTATGCTGGAGACAATCTCGACATCCCTCATCTCTATGATAGAGCCGATCTAAATAGCTCTTGTAGCCCTCTTGCCATGGTTTGTCAAATTGGTACCAAGGGGTGTACCAGTTGATGACGTTTTGGTATAGTACAGACCTATATCATGTCGATTCGATATGTACTGAactagggagagggagagagagttaGAGAGAGACAGAAAGAGAGGCCCATAGGGATGGGGAGAGGGAGGActaggagggagagagaagggcgATTGAAGGGGTCGACAGTTGCTAGAGAGGGGAGGAGTGGGAGAagaaaagggagggagagatgagagagagagaaagagagagagagagtgaaggGCAGTCCACAATTACCCCAAAGagcgaagaggaagaagaagatggaagaaggaatggagggagagggagatagAATGACAATTGAAGGGGGTTGATAGTTGCCGAAGAGTGGGGAAGGGGGGGAGCATGAGGGGACCTAATATTGAGAGAGAGTCAGAGCTAGGGTTTCGAAAGATCTTTGAGCTAAGGTGGATCACGAAAAGTCCATCGAATCTTGGAGAGAAGCGCCAAAGAATAGTTTAAGAACTAAACTGACTCGTATGACCATACCTGATGTTAGTTCAGTTCAGTACAGGCCGAACCATTCAATTTAGGTCTGTTTGGTATTTCTTGCCTTCAGCCTTTACAATGAACAAGAAAAGAAGCTCGAGGGCAAGCAAAAGGTTGCTGTCACCGTCCCTTGGTTTGACTCCTAAGAAGAGAGTAATAAAGTTGACGATGTCCACAATCCTAAAATTGGCCATGATGCCGTCCCCTCCAGATCGTTGTGATACCGCTATTGCTACCCTCTTCTCTTCCCTTGCTTCCTGCCC
This is a stretch of genomic DNA from Phoenix dactylifera cultivar Barhee BC4 chromosome 9, palm_55x_up_171113_PBpolish2nd_filt_p, whole genome shotgun sequence. It encodes these proteins:
- the LOC120111962 gene encoding uncharacterized protein LOC120111962; translated protein: MGTHKERLERLEYDLQDVREGQMRVVAESADTRVQIRGLEERMQEVLAALNGLRTIHSHAERGSSSRQPSSRNEGSSNTGGSRFIKMDFPRFAGDDPTEWLSRAMQYFEYQELADDQRVAVASFHLEGEANQWWQWLKRVQRDEGIVITWEVFERELWCRFGPTEFESFDEALSRVKQTGTLRDYQRDFERLANKVVGWPQSALIGTFLGGLKDEIADEVRMSKPRTLREAISVARMKDEQITRRRKQLRTEPVRPTPARFMAAAPPTSVPTATKQVVGSPIKRLLWDEMQRRRERGLCFNCNERFTPGHRCKTPQLFLIENAATTDEEECTNQPRNEPVMNKLEWEEAEEQAEITLHAFSSWKGPQTMKLLAQVEKQPVTVLVDSGSSHNFISERVARLLRLPVTTTDGFTVRIADGGQLSCHEKHEEVPLEVQGFKFKIILFALPLQGLDIVLGIQWLESLGPVLCDWRNLTMRFSWEGESRLLRGQCHSTTKEISVQSLHKESHGGGALFALTMKRRDQDMDQATLPFDIKELLDEFTLLFDEPRSLPPARDVDHRIPLKEGVTAVNVRPYRYAHFQKSEIEKQVAEMLKTGIIRPSQSPFSSPVLLVKKKDGSWRFCTDYRALNEVTIKDRFPIPTRRHD